In Halanaeroarchaeum sp. HSR-CO, one DNA window encodes the following:
- a CDS encoding PQQ-binding-like beta-propeller repeat protein, which produces MTERLSRRDLLATVGVAATGGVAGCLSRVPFTGRSIDEDGLPASTTATTEFRGDLHRRGVYPDATIPEDPTIEWAIRDVNTGDHTAAKASPVAIPGGDVLIAGDTGEIRRVTPDGEVRWTAAVDPTSRGIHGTPAIANGTVYVGAYDGALYAFDLDSGDRFWRQKLGDAIGSSPGYHDGVVYIAVEYAVPSGAMFGVDAVTGEVVWDDHRPTDHPHSTAAIDLDAGRLVVGSNDGDLYAWTYPARTFDWRFSTDGAIKGPIATVDGSAIFGSWDERVYRVDLTDGAEVWSVDTGGMVMSGPAIEPATETVYVGSHDGNLYALDLATGDERWRFDAQGRIIGCPTVTAEHVLVGSYDRHCYAVDKKRGEETWRVQGVGRVSSTPLVADGAVYFADRASPAFLDDGSGRSGGLYKVGPIAD; this is translated from the coding sequence ATGACCGAACGGCTCTCGCGTCGAGACCTCCTCGCGACCGTCGGCGTCGCCGCGACCGGCGGGGTCGCCGGCTGTCTCTCGCGTGTCCCGTTCACCGGTCGCTCGATCGACGAGGATGGGCTGCCGGCGTCGACGACCGCCACGACGGAGTTCCGCGGGGACCTCCACCGTCGAGGGGTCTACCCCGACGCCACGATTCCGGAGGACCCAACCATCGAGTGGGCGATCCGGGACGTGAACACCGGGGACCACACCGCCGCGAAGGCCAGTCCCGTGGCGATCCCCGGTGGGGACGTCCTGATCGCCGGCGACACCGGAGAGATCCGACGCGTCACGCCGGACGGCGAGGTCCGCTGGACCGCCGCCGTCGACCCGACGAGTCGAGGCATTCACGGCACACCAGCCATCGCGAACGGGACCGTGTACGTCGGCGCCTACGACGGCGCCCTCTACGCGTTCGACCTCGACTCCGGCGATCGGTTCTGGCGCCAGAAACTCGGCGACGCCATCGGCTCCAGTCCGGGCTACCACGACGGCGTCGTCTACATCGCCGTCGAGTACGCCGTGCCGAGCGGCGCGATGTTCGGGGTGGACGCCGTCACGGGCGAGGTCGTCTGGGACGACCATCGACCGACCGACCACCCCCACTCGACGGCCGCCATCGACCTGGACGCGGGCCGGCTGGTCGTGGGATCGAACGACGGCGACCTCTACGCGTGGACGTACCCCGCCCGCACGTTCGACTGGCGATTCTCGACTGACGGGGCGATCAAAGGCCCCATCGCGACCGTCGACGGGAGCGCCATCTTCGGGTCGTGGGACGAGCGGGTCTATCGAGTCGACCTGACCGATGGGGCCGAGGTGTGGTCGGTCGACACCGGTGGCATGGTGATGTCCGGCCCGGCTATTGAACCCGCGACCGAGACCGTCTACGTCGGCAGTCACGACGGGAATCTCTATGCACTGGATCTCGCCACCGGCGACGAACGGTGGCGATTCGACGCCCAGGGGCGGATCATCGGCTGCCCGACGGTCACGGCCGAGCACGTTCTGGTAGGGTCCTACGACCGGCACTGCTACGCGGTGGACAAGAAGCGCGGCGAGGAGACCTGGCGGGTCCAGGGAGTGGGACGGGTAT
- a CDS encoding DUF4013 domain-containing protein yields MDIQRSITSPMEAENWLKTILIGGVLTFLGVLIVPLLIVYGYLVRVIRGTLSEATEPPTFDDWGDLLVDGVKAWIISLVYMLVPLLVAGFTVGGSILAFATGTEAGAAAGAGGLWLGFSLSALLALVFGYLTVIAIVNFAREGVFGAGFDFDVIRTVAVDREYALAWLVSVVIFVVAGIVSAIPLVGWILTPFVSFYAAVVAADLWAGGFAQALESTGAITRPRDEDVAV; encoded by the coding sequence ATGGACATCCAACGATCTATCACCTCCCCGATGGAGGCCGAGAACTGGCTGAAGACCATTCTCATCGGCGGGGTCTTGACATTCTTGGGCGTGTTGATCGTCCCACTGCTCATCGTCTACGGCTACCTCGTGCGGGTCATCCGTGGAACGCTCTCGGAGGCCACCGAGCCGCCGACCTTCGACGATTGGGGCGACCTCCTCGTCGACGGCGTGAAGGCGTGGATCATCAGTCTCGTCTACATGCTCGTCCCGTTGCTCGTCGCGGGATTCACCGTGGGCGGCTCGATTTTGGCCTTCGCAACAGGGACGGAGGCTGGCGCGGCCGCCGGGGCGGGTGGGCTGTGGCTGGGATTTTCCCTGTCGGCGCTCCTCGCGCTGGTGTTCGGGTATCTCACGGTCATTGCGATCGTCAACTTCGCACGGGAGGGGGTGTTCGGCGCAGGATTCGACTTCGACGTCATCAGGACGGTCGCCGTCGACCGGGAGTACGCTCTCGCCTGGCTCGTCTCCGTGGTGATCTTCGTCGTCGCGGGGATCGTCAGCGCGATCCCGCTGGTCGGCTGGATACTGACGCCGTTCGTCAGCTTCTACGCCGCCGTGGTCGCTGCGGATCTCTGGGCCGGCGGCTTCGCCCAGGCCCTCGAATCGACGGGTGCGATCACTCGACCGCGGGACGAGGACGTCGCCGTCTGA